Proteins encoded within one genomic window of Bacteroides sedimenti:
- a CDS encoding KdsC family phosphatase, with translation MSTINYDLKKIKALAFDVDGVLSSDMVPLHPSGEPMRCVNIKDGYALQLAVKHGLHIAIITGGRTNSVRLRFEGLGVKDLYMGSSIKINDYNKFKQKYNLADEEILFMGDDIPDLEILQTCGLPCCPADAVPEVKGASLYISHKNGGCGCGRDVVEQVLKAQGKWLNGEAFGW, from the coding sequence ATGAGTACAATCAATTACGATTTAAAGAAGATAAAGGCCCTGGCTTTTGATGTGGACGGAGTGCTGAGCTCCGATATGGTTCCACTTCATCCAAGCGGTGAGCCAATGCGATGTGTCAATATCAAAGACGGTTATGCCTTGCAGTTGGCAGTTAAACACGGGCTTCATATAGCAATTATCACAGGAGGAAGAACAAACTCCGTGCGCCTCCGTTTCGAAGGGCTTGGTGTAAAAGACCTCTATATGGGCTCCAGTATTAAAATAAACGATTACAATAAGTTCAAGCAAAAGTACAATCTTGCAGACGAAGAGATTCTCTTCATGGGCGATGACATCCCCGATTTGGAGATTCTTCAAACCTGCGGACTACCTTGTTGCCCGGCCGATGCAGTTCCCGAAGTGAAAGGAGCGTCACTCTATATCTCTCATAAGAACGGCGGGTGCGGTTGCGGAAGAGATGTTGTGGAACAGGTTCTCAAAGCCCAGGGCAAATGGCTTAACGGAGAGGCTTTTGGATGGTAA
- a CDS encoding sodium ion-translocating decarboxylase subunit beta: MGGLGTFLTNNFADFWSYTGFANATPWTFVMMLVGVCLIYLAVKKDFEPMLLIPIGFGILIGNIPFTIGGDFDLYSDGSVLNVLYQGLESGWYLPLILLGIGAMTDFSALISNPKLMLVGAAAQLGIFGAYILAMVLGLDPTQAAGIGTIGGANGAIAIFLASKLSPELIGAIAVSVYMYIALIPKIQPMIMRLLTNENERTIKMKPARQVSHTEKVMFPIIGLLLTCLLIPAALPLLGMLFFGNLLKESGVTRRLAEAASGILLDIVTIFLGLTVGITMTAKSFFTSGTVYTIVLGFLAIVIATIAGILFVKLLNMFLKNGNKINPLIGNAGVAAPISARVSEEVALEYDSTNYLHMHAMGPCAAGIIGAAIAAGVFIGLLM; the protein is encoded by the coding sequence ATGGGAGGACTTGGAACATTTTTAACTAATAACTTTGCTGACTTCTGGAGTTATACAGGATTCGCGAACGCAACGCCATGGACATTTGTAATGATGCTTGTCGGAGTGTGCCTTATCTATCTGGCAGTCAAAAAAGATTTTGAACCGATGTTGCTGATTCCGATCGGATTCGGCATTCTGATTGGTAATATACCTTTCACTATCGGTGGAGATTTTGATCTATACTCGGATGGTTCTGTACTCAATGTTCTCTATCAAGGGTTAGAAAGCGGATGGTATCTGCCTCTGATTCTATTAGGCATTGGTGCCATGACAGATTTTTCTGCTCTGATTTCAAATCCGAAGTTAATGTTGGTTGGTGCAGCTGCCCAGTTAGGTATATTCGGTGCGTACATTCTTGCAATGGTGTTGGGACTTGATCCTACTCAAGCTGCAGGAATTGGAACAATTGGAGGCGCAAACGGAGCAATTGCAATTTTCCTTGCATCGAAATTATCTCCTGAACTTATTGGAGCAATAGCTGTTTCAGTTTATATGTACATAGCTCTTATTCCGAAAATTCAACCTATGATTATGCGGTTATTGACCAATGAGAACGAAAGAACAATCAAGATGAAACCGGCACGTCAGGTTTCACACACTGAAAAGGTGATGTTCCCGATTATCGGATTGTTGCTGACTTGCTTATTGATTCCAGCTGCACTTCCATTACTTGGAATGTTGTTCTTTGGAAACTTGCTGAAGGAAAGCGGCGTGACTCGTCGTTTAGCTGAAGCTGCAAGCGGAATATTACTCGATATCGTGACAATCTTCTTAGGATTGACAGTTGGTATTACAATGACTGCAAAAAGTTTCTTTACATCAGGAACTGTATATACCATCGTTTTAGGATTCCTGGCAATTGTTATTGCTACCATCGCAGGTATATTGTTCGTTAAATTGCTCAATATGTTCCTGAAGAATGGCAATAAGATTAACCCGCTTATTGGAAATGCAGGTGTTGCAGCTCCAATATCAGCACGTGTTTCGGAAGAAGTTGCTCTAGAATATGATTCGACCAACTACTTGCATATGCACGCCATGGGACCTTGCGCTGCAGGTATCATAGGTGCCGCGATTGCTGCGGGAGTATTTATTGGATTGCTGATGTAA
- the mce gene encoding methylmalonyl-CoA epimerase, with protein MKISHIEHLGIAVNSIEEALPYYENVLGLKCYNIEVVEDQKVKTAFLKVGDVKIELLEPTSPESTIAKFIENKGVGVHHLAFAVEDGVANALAEMEGNGIRLIDKAPRKGAEGLQIAFLHPKSTLGVLTELCEQ; from the coding sequence ATGAAGATTTCACACATTGAACATTTGGGTATTGCCGTTAATAGCATCGAAGAAGCTTTACCTTATTATGAAAATGTTTTAGGTTTAAAATGCTACAACATCGAAGTGGTTGAAGACCAAAAGGTTAAAACTGCTTTTCTAAAAGTTGGAGACGTTAAAATTGAGCTTCTAGAACCTACCAGCCCTGAAAGTACAATTGCTAAATTCATTGAAAACAAAGGTGTAGGTGTACATCATCTTGCATTTGCTGTTGAAGATGGAGTTGCAAATGCTTTAGCTGAAATGGAAGGCAATGGAATTCGCCTGATTGACAAAGCACCTCGCAAGGGAGCTGAAGGTCTGCAAATTGCATTCCTACATCCAAAATCTACTTTGGGTGTTCTGACTGAACTCTGTGAACAATAA
- a CDS encoding Rossmann-like and DUF2520 domain-containing protein — protein sequence MSTNMEANKIVFIGSGNLATNLAKAFFDRQIKISQIYSRTEESARLLAEAVGADYTTSLAQVITDADIYIVALKDDVVAQLMPQIIAGKEGALMVHTSGSLPLSIWPDSVKRKGVFYPLQTFSKQRKVEFDSIPVFIECNNPDDNSLLKELAACITNQVCELSSEKRRQLHLAAVFACNFTNHMYALAEKILKQYNIPFDYILPLIEETEKKVHYLSPHQAQTGPAVRYDEKVINKHLELLSGEPEMQEIYQLLSKSIHRL from the coding sequence ATATCAACAAATATGGAAGCAAATAAAATAGTATTTATCGGGTCCGGAAATCTCGCTACCAATCTGGCTAAAGCTTTCTTCGACCGACAAATAAAAATTTCACAGATATACAGTCGCACGGAAGAATCCGCACGATTACTGGCTGAAGCCGTGGGTGCCGATTACACCACATCACTTGCGCAGGTCATTACCGATGCAGATATATACATCGTAGCACTGAAAGATGATGTAGTTGCCCAGCTGATGCCGCAAATCATTGCAGGCAAGGAGGGAGCCTTGATGGTTCACACCTCGGGCAGCCTGCCATTAAGCATCTGGCCCGATTCCGTAAAACGCAAAGGAGTCTTTTATCCGCTCCAAACATTCAGTAAACAGCGCAAGGTTGAATTCGATTCCATTCCGGTTTTTATCGAATGCAATAACCCCGACGATAATAGCTTGCTCAAAGAGCTGGCTGCATGTATCACGAATCAGGTTTGCGAGCTATCATCCGAAAAACGCCGTCAGCTACATCTGGCAGCTGTTTTTGCCTGCAATTTCACGAATCACATGTATGCACTTGCAGAGAAGATATTGAAACAATACAACATACCTTTCGACTATATTCTTCCTTTGATTGAGGAGACCGAAAAGAAAGTGCACTATCTTTCTCCGCACCAAGCGCAAACGGGTCCTGCAGTGCGTTATGATGAAAAGGTTATCAATAAACACCTTGAGCTGCTGTCGGGCGAACCCGAGATGCAGGAAATTTATCAACTATTAAGCAAAAGCATACACAGGTTATGA
- a CDS encoding GNAT family N-acetyltransferase: MTLKLSTYYHVDDIPDLPGSNVFYSKEMFHVYEATPGYSPVLVVAYNELKPLAKILFVIRKSNRLFPPSIIRRCEIYGTGEYFDDMVNSEQVFEEMLEYITNIALKESFVIEFRNLENALFGYKAFRNNKYFPINWMRVKNSLYDNKNLLENISVSRRRQIKKGYANGAKAYTADTPKDIRLFSKMLRKNYSYNIRKHFPCIEFFEHFDENAVHKGIGKIFIIKYKEMIIGGSVVVFSGENAYLLFSGGIRKTYKNLYPGVLAIWEALKFVHKMGYKHLEYMDVGLPFKKHGYRDFVLRFGGKQQSSRRWFRLNWPFLNKFFARIYT, encoded by the coding sequence ATGACTCTAAAGCTCTCTACATATTATCATGTTGATGACATCCCTGACTTGCCGGGGAGCAACGTATTTTATTCCAAAGAGATGTTTCATGTATATGAAGCCACTCCGGGATACTCACCCGTTTTGGTTGTGGCATATAATGAACTGAAACCTCTGGCCAAAATACTGTTTGTAATCAGAAAGTCAAACAGGCTGTTTCCGCCGAGCATCATTCGACGCTGCGAAATATATGGCACGGGCGAATATTTTGATGATATGGTTAATAGTGAACAGGTTTTTGAGGAGATGCTTGAATACATTACCAACATTGCTTTAAAGGAGTCGTTCGTTATTGAATTCAGGAATCTGGAGAACGCCCTGTTTGGCTATAAAGCATTCAGAAACAACAAGTACTTTCCAATTAACTGGATGAGGGTAAAAAACTCACTCTATGACAATAAAAACTTATTGGAAAATATAAGTGTATCCAGAAGAAGACAGATAAAAAAAGGATATGCAAATGGGGCAAAAGCGTATACTGCCGACACTCCTAAAGATATACGTTTATTCTCGAAGATGCTGAGAAAGAACTATTCGTACAATATACGTAAACATTTTCCTTGCATCGAGTTTTTTGAGCATTTTGACGAGAATGCTGTGCATAAAGGAATAGGTAAAATCTTTATCATAAAATATAAGGAGATGATTATCGGAGGATCGGTGGTTGTTTTCTCTGGAGAAAATGCTTATTTGTTGTTTTCAGGCGGGATTAGAAAAACTTATAAAAATCTCTATCCCGGAGTTCTTGCTATATGGGAAGCACTGAAATTTGTTCATAAAATGGGATACAAGCATCTTGAATACATGGATGTGGGGTTACCGTTCAAGAAACATGGATACAGGGATTTTGTTCTCCGATTTGGTGGAAAACAGCAAAGCTCCCGAAGATGGTTCCGACTGAATTGGCCGTTTTTAAATAAATTTTTCGCCAGAATATACACTTAA
- a CDS encoding acyl-CoA carboxylase subunit beta: MSNQLEKVKELIELRTQARLGGGEKAIEKQHAKGKYTARERIAQLLDEGSFEEMDMFVKHRCTNFGQEKKSFLGDGVVTGYGTIEGRLVYVFAQDFTVFGGSLSETMAQKICKVMDQAMKMGAPVIGINDSGGARIQEGINALGGYAEIFQRNILASGVVPQISGIFGPCAGGAVYSPALTDFTLMMEGTSYMFLTGPKVVKTVTGEDVSQEDLGGASVHSSKSGVTHFTAKTEEEGLGIIRKLLSYIPQNNLEEAPLVTCDDPIDRLEDSLNDIIPDSPNKPYDMYEVIGAIIDNGEFLEIQKDYAKNIIIGFARFNGQSVGVVANQPKYLAGVLDSNASRKAGRFVRFCDAFNIPLVTLVDVPGFLPGTGQEYNGVILHGAKLLYAYGEATVPKVTVTLRKSYGGSHIVMSCKQLRGDMNYAWPTSEIAVMGGAGAVEVLYAKEAKEAEDPNAFMAEKEAEYTKLFANPYNAAKYGYIDDVIEPRNTRFRIIRALQQLQTKKLTNPAKKHGNIPL, encoded by the coding sequence ATGAGTAATCAACTTGAAAAAGTAAAAGAGCTTATAGAACTACGTACTCAAGCTCGCTTAGGTGGTGGTGAAAAAGCAATTGAAAAACAACACGCGAAAGGAAAATACACTGCCCGTGAGCGTATTGCTCAGTTATTAGACGAAGGAAGTTTTGAAGAGATGGATATGTTTGTGAAACACAGATGTACCAACTTTGGACAAGAAAAGAAATCATTCCTCGGTGATGGTGTTGTAACCGGATACGGAACTATCGAAGGAAGATTAGTATATGTTTTTGCACAGGATTTCACCGTATTTGGTGGTTCTCTTTCTGAAACAATGGCACAAAAGATCTGCAAAGTGATGGATCAGGCCATGAAAATGGGTGCGCCGGTAATTGGTATTAATGACTCGGGTGGTGCTCGTATTCAGGAAGGTATCAACGCACTGGGAGGTTACGCTGAAATTTTCCAACGTAACATTCTGGCTTCAGGTGTAGTTCCTCAGATTTCAGGTATCTTTGGTCCTTGTGCCGGTGGTGCCGTTTATTCTCCTGCATTGACAGACTTTACACTGATGATGGAAGGAACTTCTTACATGTTCCTTACTGGTCCGAAAGTAGTTAAGACTGTAACAGGTGAAGATGTTTCTCAGGAAGATCTGGGAGGTGCAAGTGTTCACTCTTCTAAATCGGGTGTTACTCACTTCACTGCAAAAACAGAAGAAGAAGGTTTAGGAATTATCCGCAAGCTGCTTAGCTACATTCCTCAGAACAACCTGGAAGAAGCTCCGCTTGTTACATGTGATGATCCAATCGACCGTCTGGAAGATTCATTGAATGACATTATTCCTGATAGCCCCAATAAACCTTACGATATGTACGAGGTAATCGGTGCAATCATTGATAATGGTGAATTCCTTGAAATCCAGAAAGACTACGCAAAGAACATCATCATCGGTTTTGCACGTTTCAACGGACAATCAGTAGGTGTTGTTGCAAATCAGCCTAAATATCTGGCAGGTGTGCTCGATAGCAATGCATCACGTAAAGCCGGACGTTTCGTTCGTTTCTGCGATGCATTCAATATTCCATTGGTAACATTGGTTGACGTTCCTGGATTCTTACCAGGTACAGGACAGGAATATAACGGTGTAATTCTTCACGGAGCTAAACTGTTGTATGCTTACGGTGAAGCCACAGTTCCTAAAGTAACAGTTACATTAAGAAAATCATATGGTGGTTCTCACATCGTAATGAGCTGCAAGCAACTTCGCGGTGACATGAACTATGCATGGCCAACATCAGAAATTGCCGTAATGGGTGGTGCTGGTGCAGTTGAAGTATTGTATGCTAAGGAAGCTAAGGAAGCAGAAGATCCAAATGCATTCATGGCAGAAAAAGAAGCTGAATACACCAAGCTGTTTGCAAACCCATACAATGCTGCAAAATATGGTTATATCGATGATGTAATTGAGCCTAGAAACACTCGTTTCCGCATTATCCGTGCTCTGCAACAATTACAGACTAAGAAATTGACCAACCCTGCTAAAAAGCATGGTAATATTCCATTATAA
- a CDS encoding nitroreductase family protein yields MEHFSDLIKNRRSMRKFTSEELTQEEVVNLLKAALMSPSSKRNNPWQFIVVDDKETLAKLAHCKEHGANFIADAALAVVVAADPLVSDVWIEDASVASIMIQLQAEDLGLGSCWVQVRERFAATGMTSDEYVHGVLDIPLQLQVLSIIAIGHKGMERKPFNEENLQWEKIHINKYGSK; encoded by the coding sequence ATGGAACATTTTAGCGATTTAATAAAGAATAGACGAAGCATGCGAAAATTTACCTCTGAAGAACTTACTCAGGAAGAGGTGGTAAATTTATTGAAAGCAGCTTTGATGTCTCCCTCCTCTAAACGTAATAATCCCTGGCAATTTATTGTTGTTGATGATAAGGAAACACTTGCCAAACTAGCCCATTGCAAAGAGCATGGCGCAAACTTCATTGCCGATGCTGCTTTGGCTGTAGTTGTTGCTGCCGATCCGTTGGTAAGCGATGTCTGGATAGAAGACGCTTCGGTTGCTTCAATTATGATTCAGTTGCAGGCCGAAGACCTCGGACTAGGAAGTTGCTGGGTGCAGGTACGCGAAAGGTTTGCGGCAACCGGAATGACATCCGACGAATATGTACACGGAGTTCTGGATATTCCATTGCAGTTGCAGGTTCTATCCATAATTGCCATCGGGCATAAGGGCATGGAACGTAAGCCTTTCAACGAAGAAAATCTGCAGTGGGAGAAGATTCATATCAACAAATATGGAAGCAAATAA
- a CDS encoding acetyl-CoA carboxylase biotin carboxyl carrier protein, with protein MKQYKYKINGNLYKVTVNDIDENNIATVEVNGTPYTVEIEKTVAPKPVTRPAAAPKTESGKPVVARPTAATNKYAVKSPLPGIILDIKVKVGDTVKKGQTVLILEAMKMENNIHAEKDGKVTAINVNNGDSVLEGTDLIVIE; from the coding sequence ATGAAACAATATAAATATAAAATCAATGGAAACCTCTATAAAGTTACGGTTAATGACATTGATGAAAACAACATCGCTACAGTTGAAGTAAACGGTACACCTTATACAGTAGAAATTGAAAAAACTGTAGCTCCAAAACCTGTAACACGTCCGGCTGCCGCTCCAAAAACAGAAAGTGGCAAACCTGTAGTGGCTCGTCCAACAGCTGCAACAAACAAATATGCTGTTAAATCTCCGCTTCCTGGAATCATCCTGGATATTAAAGTGAAAGTAGGCGACACAGTGAAGAAAGGACAAACTGTTCTTATTCTTGAAGCTATGAAGATGGAAAACAATATCCATGCAGAAAAGGATGGAAAAGTTACCGCTATTAACGTAAATAATGGAGATTCTGTTCTTGAAGGAACTGATCTCATCGTAATTGAATAA
- a CDS encoding glycoside hydrolase family 13 protein: MRKTLLTLVLFIIASTMNAASKNIDKIEPSFWYVGMKNPKLQLMVYGANIASWDVAVNYPGVRLGSVVKLESPNYLLIYLFLDEEVKPGKVQLTFTQGKKKEIQYYELKERSHKGTERIGFDASDVLYMLMPDRFANGNPANDNDNTLSPSKADRKDPNARHGGDLAGISEHLDYFNELGVTALWFTPVLENSMTGGSYHGYATTNYYKVDPRFGSNEEYKSLIDKAHEKKLKIVMDMIFNHCGSEHPWLLDMPSHDWFNFPDYEKKFVQTNFKLTPHVDPYASKYDFKTMNDGWFVRSMPDLNQRNPHVLRYLIQNSFWWIEYAGIDGIRMDTYPYADFDAMAEWMKELNEEYPNFNVVGESWVTEPAYTAYWQKDSKLSAPRNSNLKTVMDFSFFEKVNQAKHEESTEDWKGLNRIYNNFVYDFLYPNPLSVMAFLDNHDTNRFLEDGHDIAALKQAITLLLTTRRIPQIYYGTEIMMNGKKDVSDGNVRKDFPGGWKDDAQNAFTREGRTTEQNEAFDYISKILHWRKGNEAISKGGMTQFLPQNGIYVYSRTYEGKTVMVILNGTSKEQSLPIKNYSEVIKNHVSGKDIVSDKAIDLTTDLHLSPRQSMIIEL; encoded by the coding sequence ATGAGAAAAACACTTTTAACTTTAGTCTTGTTTATAATTGCATCTACAATGAATGCAGCAAGTAAAAATATAGACAAGATTGAACCATCATTCTGGTATGTAGGGATGAAAAATCCAAAATTACAATTGATGGTATACGGAGCAAACATAGCTTCGTGGGATGTAGCCGTGAACTATCCAGGAGTAAGACTAGGCAGTGTGGTGAAACTGGAAAGCCCGAATTATCTGTTGATATACCTGTTTCTTGATGAGGAGGTAAAGCCAGGTAAAGTACAACTCACATTCACGCAAGGAAAGAAAAAAGAGATTCAATACTACGAACTTAAGGAGCGTAGCCATAAAGGAACTGAAAGAATTGGCTTCGACGCATCGGATGTACTGTATATGCTAATGCCCGATCGTTTTGCAAATGGGAATCCGGCAAATGATAATGATAACACTTTATCTCCTTCTAAAGCCGACCGAAAAGATCCGAATGCACGTCACGGTGGTGACCTTGCCGGAATATCAGAACATTTGGACTATTTTAATGAGCTTGGGGTAACAGCCTTATGGTTTACTCCGGTTCTTGAAAACAGCATGACCGGTGGTTCTTACCATGGATATGCTACTACCAACTATTATAAGGTTGACCCGCGTTTCGGAAGTAACGAAGAATATAAGAGTCTGATTGATAAAGCACATGAGAAAAAACTAAAGATTGTGATGGATATGATTTTCAACCACTGCGGTTCAGAGCATCCATGGTTGTTAGACATGCCTTCGCATGACTGGTTTAATTTCCCTGATTATGAAAAGAAATTTGTGCAAACCAATTTCAAACTTACTCCACATGTCGATCCGTATGCATCAAAATATGATTTTAAAACAATGAACGATGGCTGGTTTGTAAGATCAATGCCTGACCTTAATCAACGTAATCCACATGTACTGCGTTACCTTATCCAGAACAGCTTTTGGTGGATTGAATATGCAGGCATCGACGGTATTCGTATGGATACTTACCCCTATGCGGATTTCGATGCGATGGCGGAGTGGATGAAAGAGTTGAATGAAGAATATCCGAATTTCAATGTGGTTGGCGAATCGTGGGTCACCGAACCTGCCTATACAGCATACTGGCAAAAAGATTCTAAGTTGTCTGCACCAAGGAATTCTAATTTAAAGACCGTGATGGACTTCAGTTTCTTTGAAAAGGTAAATCAGGCAAAACATGAAGAGAGCACTGAAGACTGGAAAGGTCTGAATAGAATATACAACAATTTTGTATATGATTTCCTCTACCCTAACCCGCTTTCCGTAATGGCATTTCTGGATAACCATGATACCAACCGATTCCTGGAAGATGGACATGACATTGCTGCCTTGAAACAAGCTATTACTTTGCTTCTTACTACAAGACGAATTCCTCAAATCTATTATGGAACTGAAATCATGATGAATGGGAAAAAGGATGTCAGTGACGGAAATGTGAGAAAAGATTTTCCAGGCGGATGGAAAGATGATGCTCAAAATGCCTTTACTCGAGAAGGACGTACAACGGAACAAAATGAAGCTTTTGATTATATTAGTAAAATATTGCATTGGAGAAAAGGAAACGAAGCTATCTCGAAAGGTGGCATGACACAATTCCTTCCTCAGAACGGTATTTACGTCTATTCACGAACTTACGAAGGGAAAACAGTGATGGTTATTCTTAATGGAACCAGCAAAGAACAATCTCTTCCAATTAAGAACTATTCGGAAGTGATTAAGAACCACGTTTCGGGAAAAGACATTGTCAGTGATAAGGCAATCGATCTGACCACTGATCTGCATCTTTCACCTAGACAATCCATGATTATTGAATTATAA
- a CDS encoding TonB-dependent receptor: protein MKYCALLALITIFFPAAIMAQGTAKVSGIVMDQDNNPIEIASVRVEGQVIGTVTDLKGHYSITVASKDSVVLIYSMLGYNTKKRVLRNPHGEITLNVVLLNTGIELGEVTVTETKRQTGMTEKIKPKGSKLMPDASGGNIESLIATQAGVSSHNELSSQYNVRGGSFDENIVYVNGVEIYRPLLIRSGQQEGLSFINPDMVQDIGFSSGGYEAKYGDKMSSVLDITYKKPEKMEGAVSASLLGANVYAGYGNKHFSMTHGIRYKTNRYLLGSLETKGEYDPSFLDYQTYLNWMPNKRWEFGFIGNISQNKYNFTPKDRSTKFGTIASVQEFKVYFGGQEKDLFQTYFGSGSVTYHLNSYNNVSLIGSAFRTKEKETYDITGQYWLSSLDGSTSNESGSETVGVGTYMEHARNYLRADVRSLTFTGNHLIKRNQIKWGIELKKEIIKDKLREWEMRDSAGYSLPRSSNSVELIYSLASKNEINSNRYSFYAQDTYKFSSEMGLFTLNAGVRGSYWNWNKEFIFSPRVSFALIPGFNEDLTFRAATGIYYQAPFYKEFRDTTSVEGNTIVTLNRNIKSQQSIHYVLAGDYKFRALGRPFKFTTEMYFKKLNNLVPYNIDNVRISYYGKNISSGYAAGLDMKLFGEFVTGTDSWLCLSLMQTEEKINGKWIPRPTDQRYNISLYFSDYFPGNKKWKMNLKACWADGLPFGPPHSGMEKMVFRTPPYRRVDIGMSRQLIDNEDNTYRGRISRHIRNMWLGVDVFNLLGINNVNSYYWVTDVYNNQYAVPNYLTSRQINVRLLLEF from the coding sequence ATGAAATATTGTGCACTTCTGGCACTTATAACTATATTCTTCCCCGCTGCAATCATGGCTCAGGGAACGGCTAAAGTATCGGGAATAGTGATGGATCAGGATAATAATCCGATCGAAATAGCAAGCGTGCGGGTTGAAGGGCAAGTTATTGGAACCGTCACTGACCTGAAAGGGCATTACTCAATTACTGTAGCTTCAAAAGACAGCGTTGTATTAATATATTCCATGCTGGGATATAATACAAAAAAACGGGTCCTTAGAAATCCACATGGAGAAATCACACTGAATGTTGTATTGCTTAATACCGGCATCGAACTTGGTGAGGTAACAGTCACTGAAACGAAACGGCAGACTGGAATGACTGAAAAAATAAAGCCAAAAGGGTCCAAGCTAATGCCAGATGCCTCGGGAGGAAATATTGAATCGCTTATTGCGACACAAGCCGGAGTAAGCTCTCACAACGAACTAAGTTCTCAATACAATGTCCGGGGAGGAAGTTTTGACGAGAACATCGTTTATGTAAACGGCGTGGAAATATATCGTCCGTTACTCATCCGTTCCGGACAGCAAGAGGGGCTTAGCTTTATCAATCCGGACATGGTTCAGGATATTGGATTCTCATCTGGTGGATACGAAGCTAAATACGGGGACAAGATGTCGTCTGTTCTGGATATCACTTACAAGAAACCGGAAAAAATGGAAGGTGCTGTTTCGGCTAGCCTTCTCGGAGCGAATGTATATGCAGGATATGGAAACAAGCATTTTTCAATGACTCATGGTATTCGATATAAAACCAATCGTTATCTACTTGGAAGCCTTGAAACAAAAGGGGAATACGATCCTAGTTTCCTTGATTATCAGACTTATCTGAATTGGATGCCCAACAAAAGATGGGAGTTTGGATTCATAGGAAATATTTCGCAAAACAAATACAATTTTACGCCTAAGGATCGTTCCACTAAATTCGGGACTATAGCTTCCGTTCAGGAATTTAAGGTATACTTCGGCGGTCAGGAAAAAGATTTATTCCAGACCTATTTTGGATCGGGAAGCGTGACTTACCACTTGAATTCATATAATAACGTATCTTTGATAGGGTCGGCGTTCAGAACCAAAGAAAAGGAAACATACGATATTACGGGGCAATACTGGCTAAGTTCGCTTGACGGTAGCACTTCTAACGAAAGCGGGTCGGAAACCGTGGGAGTGGGAACTTACATGGAACATGCGCGAAACTACCTGAGGGCGGATGTAAGAAGCCTTACTTTTACCGGGAACCACCTGATTAAAAGAAACCAAATTAAATGGGGAATCGAATTAAAAAAAGAGATAATAAAAGATAAGCTCCGGGAATGGGAAATGAGAGATTCTGCAGGGTACTCTCTTCCACGAAGCAGCAACAGTGTAGAATTAATCTACAGTCTGGCATCGAAAAATGAGATTAATAGCAACCGCTATTCTTTCTATGCACAGGATACTTATAAATTTTCATCCGAAATGGGGCTGTTTACACTCAATGCTGGAGTAAGAGGCAGCTACTGGAACTGGAATAAAGAATTTATCTTTAGTCCACGTGTTTCTTTCGCCCTGATTCCCGGATTTAATGAAGATCTCACCTTCCGGGCTGCCACCGGAATCTATTATCAGGCTCCATTCTACAAAGAATTTCGTGATACGACCTCTGTTGAAGGAAATACGATTGTTACGCTGAACAGAAACATTAAATCACAGCAATCCATTCATTATGTTCTTGCAGGTGATTATAAATTCCGGGCATTGGGAAGACCCTTCAAATTTACTACCGAGATGTATTTTAAGAAGTTGAACAACCTAGTGCCATACAATATTGATAATGTGCGCATAAGCTATTATGGCAAAAATATATCGTCGGGATATGCGGCAGGGCTTGACATGAAACTGTTCGGAGAGTTTGTAACAGGTACCGATTCATGGCTTTGCCTTTCACTAATGCAAACTGAAGAAAAGATAAACGGAAAATGGATTCCACGTCCTACCGACCAGCGATACAATATTTCTTTATACTTCAGTGATTATTTTCCCGGAAACAAGAAATGGAAAATGAATCTGAAGGCATGCTGGGCAGATGGTCTTCCTTTTGGTCCTCCGCATTCAGGAATGGAAAAAATGGTGTTCCGCACTCCTCCCTACAGAAGAGTGGATATAGGTATGTCGAGACAATTAATCGACAATGAAGATAATACGTATAGAGGCCGAATAAGCAGACATATCCGCAACATGTGGTTAGGGGTTGATGTTTTCAATTTGTTAGGTATAAATAACGTAAACTCATATTATTGGGTGACAGACGTCTATAATAACCAGTATGCGGTACCTAATTACCTGACATCTCGTCAGATTAACGTCCGATTACTTTTGGAGTTTTAA